The Mycolicibacterium insubricum DNA segment CGAATCGTGTTGGGACCAGAACGATGGTGTCGAGGCCAGGTGGCAGGTATCGCGCCACCCCAGCAAATTGCCCGGACTGCCCCGCTACGTCCGCCCGTCAAAAGAGCCTCCAATGACTCACGGGTGCTGGCTGGAGACCGAGATGACCTCTCCGGTCAGATAACTCGCGTAGTCGCTGGCCAGGAACGCAATGGTGGCCGCGACCTCCCACGGTTCGGCAGCCCGGCCGAATGCCTCACCGCCGGCCAGCCGGTCCAGCAGGTCGGCCGAACTCACCTTCTCCAGGAACTTGTGACGTGCGATGCTCGGAGAGACCGCGTTGATCCGCACTCCGTGCTCGACGGCCTCGATCGCGCTGCATCGGGTCAGCGCCATCACGCCGGCCTTGGCCGCCGCGTAGTGCGACTGGGAATGCTGGGCCCGCCAACCGAGCACGCTGGCGTTGTTGACGATCGCCCCGCCGTGGCCCGCATCGCGGAAGTACCGCAGCGCCGCGCGGGTGGCCCGCATGACCGAGGTGAGCGATACGTTGAGCACGCGGTCCCACTCGTCGTCGGTCATGTCGATCACCGGGGTCTCCCCGCCCAGTCCGGCATTGTTGACAAGTACGTCGATACGACCCATCGATTCGGCCGCCCCCGCGATCAGCGCGTCGACCGCCGCCGTCGAAGTGACATCGCAGACAATGGCTTCCACCCGGCCCAGGCCCAGCGCGGCCAGTTCGTCGCGGGTTTCGGCGAGGCGCCGCTCGTGATGGTCGGAGACCACGACGTCGGCCCCCTCGGCCAGAGCCCGCCGGGCTGTTGCCGAGCCGATGCCGGTGCCCGCGGCGGCGGTCACCACCACGACCTTGCCGGCCAACAGGCCGTGGCCGTCGATTTCCTTCGGTGCGACCGTCAGATCCATGCTCAGCCTTTCACTTCCCGGGGCAGGCCGAGCACGCGCTCGGCGAGAATGTTGCGCTGGATCTCGTTGGATCCGCCGTAGATGGTGTCCGAGCGGGAGAACAGGTACAACCGTTGCCATTCGTTGAAGTCCGGGGATGCACCACCCTCGAGCACCAGTCCCGGCTTGCCGAGCACATCCATCGCCAACTCACCGAGACCGCGATGCCAGTTGGCCCACAGCAGTTTTGACACGTTGTCCTGCCCGGGCCGCTCGTTGTCCATGGTGGCCATGGCGTAGGCGCGCATGCCGCGCAGCCCCACCCAGGCCCGGGTGAGCCGCTCCCGGGTCAGCGGGTCGTCGATCGTCCCGTTCTCGCGGGCCAGTTCGACGATCCCGGAAAGTTCACGCGCGTAACGGATCTGCTGACCGAGGGTGGAGACACCGCGTTCGAAGGTCAGGGTGCCCATCGCCACCCGCCATCCGTCGCCGGGTTCCCCGACGACCAGGCTAGCGTCGGTGCGCGCATTGTCGAAGAAGACCTCGTTGAACTCCGAGTCGCCGGTCAGCTGCACGATCGGCCGGACGTCGACACCCGGCTGATCCAGCGGTACCAGCAGGTAGGACAGACCGGCGTGCCGCTTGGAGCCCTTTTCGCTGCGGGCCACCACGAAGCACCACTGCGCCCAGTGCGCCAGCGAGGTCCACACCTTCTGCCCGTTGATCACCCAGGAGTCGCCGTCGAGCTCGGCGGTGGTCGCGACGTTGGCCAGATCGCTGCCCGCACCCGGTTCGGAGTAGCCCTGGCACCACAGTTCGGTGACGTCGAGGATGCGCGGCAGAAAACGCTCCTGGTGGGCGGGGGTGCCGAAGGCGATCAGCGTGGGACCGAGCAGTTCCTCACCGAAGTGGTTGACCTTGTCCGGGGCGTTGGCGTGGGCGTACTCCTCGTAGAACGCGACGCGGTGCGCGACGGTCAGCCCGCGGCCGCCGTGCTCGACCGGCCAGCCCAGGCAGGTCAGCCCCGCCGCCGCCAGATGCCGGTTCCAGGCCAGTCGTTCCTCGAATGCCTCGTGTTCACGCCCTGGGCCGCCGAGGCCCTTCAGCTGCGCGAATTCACCGACGAGGTTGTCGGCGAGCCACTCGCGGACCTCTGCCCGGAACTCCTGGACCCCAATCACCCTTGTAGGCTAACCTACCAAGCACTTGCTTTGTTAGCGGTATGACGGCAAGGACACCCGAGGAGCACCGATGACGACCGTCGCGCAGACGACGCCCGCGGCGCTCGACCTCGTCGCCCGGGACCGCCCCGACCAGCTCGCAATCATCAGCGACGACCGGACGCTCACCTTCGCCGACGTGCGCGACGAGGTACGCCGGGCCGCCGCCGCGATGATCGGCCTCGGCCTCGGAGCGGGCGACCGGGTCGGCATCTGGTCACCCAACAGCTGGCACTGGGTGATCGCCGCACTGGCCACGCATTGGGCCGGCGGGATCGTCGTACCGCTGAACACCCGCTACACCGCCGCCGAGGCCACCGACATCTTGGCCCGGGTCGACGCGCCACTGCTGATCACCGCCGGGACGTTCCTCGGCGCCGACCGCTCGGCCGCACTCGACCGGTCCGAACTGCCGGAGCTGCGCCACATCGTCCGCATCCCCGTCGAGGCGAACGACGGCGACTGGGATGCCTTCGTGGCGCGCGGCAGCGACCCGGCGTTGCTGGCCGCTGCCGACGCCCGCGCCGCCGCGATCCGTCCCGAGGACCCGTCGGACATCCTGTTCACCTCGGGCACCACCGGCCGTAGCAAGGGCGTGGTGTGCGCGCACCGCCAGTCGCTGTCCGGCGCGGCGGCCTGGGCGGCTTGCGGACAGATGACCGGCGCCGACCGCTACCTGTGTATCAACCCGTTCTTCCACAACTTCGGTTACAAGGCGGGCATCCTGGCCTGTCTGCAGACCGGGGCGGCACTGATTCCGCAGCTGACCTTTGAGCCGGAGGCCGCGATGGCCGCGGTGGCCCGGCACCGGGTGACGGTGCTGCCCGGCCCGCCGACCATCTACCAGATGCTGCTGGATCACCCCCGCCGCGGCGACCACGATCTGTCCTCGCTGCGCTTCGCGGTGACCGGGGCGGCCACGGTTCCGGTGGTGCTGATCGAACGCATGCAGACCGAGCTCGACATCGACATCGTGCTGACGGCCTACGGCCTGACCGAGGCCTCCGGGTTCGGCACCATGTGCCGGGCCGACGACGACGCCGTCACCGTCGCCACCACCTGCGGGCGGCCGATCGCCGGGTTCGAGCTGCGCATCGACGCGCCCGCCGGCGCCGGCGAGGTTCTGCTGCGGGGGCCGTGTGTGATGCTGGGGTATCTCGACGATCCCGACGCCACTGCGGCCGCCATCGACGCCGACGGCTGGCTACACACCGGTGACATCGGAACCGTGGACGCCGCAGGCAATCTCACCATCACCGACCGGCTCAAGGACATGTACATCAGCGGCGGGTTCAACGTGTACCCGGCCGAGGTGGAACAGGTGCTGGCCCGGCTGCCCGGTGTCGCCGAGGTGGCGGTGATCGGGGTGCCGGACGAACGGCTCGGCGAAATCGGCAAGGCGTTCGTCGTGACGCTGCCGGGCGCCGAGCTGGATGAGGCGGCCGTCGTCGCGCACGCCCGGGCGAACCTGGCCAACTTCAAGACTCCGCGGACGGTGGAGTTCCTCGACACCCTGCCCCGCAATCCGGGCGGCAAGGTCGTCAAACCACTGCTGAGGGAAAGGGCCTGATGGACCTCGCATTCGACGAAGAGACCGAGAACTTCCGCACCGAGGTGCGCGAGTTCCTGGCCGCGCACCGCGACGACTTCCCCACCGAGTCCTACGACACCGCAGCGGGATTCGAGCAGCATCGACGCTGGGACAAGATCCTCTACGAGGCCGGGCTGTCGGTGATCTCCTGGCCCGCCGAGTACGGCGGCCGCGACGCCACGCTGCTGCAGTGGGTGGTCTACGAGGAGGAATACTTCGCCGCCGGCGCGCCCGGCCGGGCATCGGCCAACGGCACCTCCATGCTGGCGCCGACCCTGTTCGCCCATGGCACCCCCGAGCAACTGCGCCGGGTGCTGCCGAAAATGGCCAGCGGCGAGGAGATCTGGGCCCAGGCGTGGTCGGAACCCGAGTCCGGCAGCGACCTGGCCTCGCTGCGGTCCACCGCTACCAAGGTCGACGGGGGCTGGAAACTCAACGGCCAGAAGATCTGGAGTTCGCGGGCCCCGTTCGGTGAGCGGGGGTTCGGGCTGTTCCGGTCCGACCCGACCGCGCAGCGTCACCACGGGCTGACCTATTTCATGTTCGACCTGCACGCACGGGGCATCACCGTGCGGCCGATCCATCAGCTCGGCGGCGAGACCGGGTTCGGGGAGATCTTCCTCGACGACGTGTTCGTGCCCGACGAAGACGTGATCGGCGAACCCCACCAGGGCTGGCGCGCGGCGATGAGCACGTCCAGCAACGAGCGCGGCATGTCGCTGCGCAGCCCGGCGCGGTTCACCTCTGCCGCCGATCGGCTGGTGGAATTGTGGAAGTCCCAGCCGGACGGCCACATCCGCGACATCTTCACCGACCGGGTGGCCGACGCCTGGATCAAGGCGCAGGCCTACCGGTTGCAGACCTTCGGGACCCTCACCCGGCTGGCCGGCGGCGGTGAGCTCGGCGCGGAGTCGTCGGTCACCAAGGTGTTCTGGTCGCAGCTCGACGTGGACATCCACCAGACCGCGCTGGACCTGCGCGGCCCGGACGCCGAGCTGGCCGGCCCGTGGACCGACGGTTACCTGTTCGCCCTGGGCGGACCGATCTATGCCGGTACCAACGAGATTCAGCGCAATATCATCGCCGAGCGGCTGCTCGGTCTACCGCGGGAGCCCAAATGATGCGCCATCCTGGTTGCGCGACAAAACAAGCCGAGCGACTGCTCGGCCTTCCGCGGGAGCCCAAAGCATGAACTTCGAGCTGGATGAGCAGCAACGGGATTTCGCGGCCAGCATCGACGCCGCACTGGGCGCCGCCGACGTCCCGTCGGCCGTGCGGGCCGCCGGCGACGGTGACATCGCACCGATGGCCGCGGTGTGGTCGACACTGACCGACCTTGGAGTTCCGGCCCTGATGGTGGCCGAGGAGTACGACGGGATCGGCGCGCACCCGGTCGACCTGGCGGTGGCCTGCGAGCGACTGGGCTATTGGTGTGTGCCCGGGCCGGTGGCCGAATCCATCGCTGTGGCACCGATTTTGCTGGCGAAAGACGAGCGCAGCACAGCGCTGGCCGCCGGTGAACTGATCGTCACCGCCGCGATCGCCCCCGATCAGCCGCGCGCGGTCAACGCGGACTTCGCGGGTCTGACCCTGGTCGGCGCCGACGGGCGGGTCGGCGAGGCCGCCGTCGGCGAGCGGCACGCCTCGGTGGATCCGTCCCGCGCGCTGTTCGACGTCACCCCCGCCGGGAAGGACTGGTCGGCCGACACCGAGCGGGCGGCCGCATTCGGCGCGCTGGCCACCTCGGCCTGCCTGATCGGTGCGGCCCAGGCCATGCTGGACACCTCGGTCGCCTACGCCAAGCAGCGCAGCCAGTTCGGCCGGGTGATCGGCTCCTACCAGGCGATCAAGCACAAGCTCGCCGATATCCACATCGCCGTCGAGTTGGCCCGCCCGCTGGTCTACGGAGCCGCGTTGGCCCTGGCCGACGATGCCACCACCACCCGTCGGGATGTTTCGGCGGCCAAGACCGCGGCCGCGGACGCCGGACTGCTGGCGGCCCGCAACTCGTTGCAGACCCACGGGGCGATCGGCTTCACCCAGGAGCACGACCTGTCCCTGCTGTTGCTGCGGACCCAGGCGCTGCGCGCCGCCTGGGGCGATCCGACCCTGCACCGGCGCCGCGTATTGGAGGAACTGGCCGACCATGAGTGAAGAACGCGCCCTGCTGATTCAGACCGTGCGTGACCTGGTCGGCAAACATGCCGGCCCGGAGGCGGTGCGGGCGGCGATGGCCTCACCGAAGGGCTACGACGAGCGACTGTGGCAGCTGCTGTGCGAGCAGGTCGGCGCGGCGGCCCTGGTGGTGCCGGAGGATCTCGGTGGCGCCGGCGGCGCCCTGGCCGACGCCGCGGCGGTGTTGACCGAACTCGGTCGCAATCTCGTCCCCACCCCGCTGCTGGGTTCCACGCTGGCCGAGTTGGCGTTGCTGGCCGGTCAACCGGTGGACGCCGATGCCCGGGAGAAACTGGAGGCCCTGGCCGCCGGGGAGTCGATCGGCGCGGTGGTCTTCGACCCGGAGTACGTGGTCAACGGGGACATCGCCGACGTGGTGATCGGCGCCGACTCCGGTGTGCTGACCCGGTGGGTGGACTTCGAGGCGACTGCGCAGCCGACGATGGACGCCACCCGCCCGTTGGCGAAGCTGCGGGCGATCCAGACGACGGCGTTGGGCGCCGATCCCGGGCTGGGCGATCTTGCGCGGCTGCTGGTGGCCGCCGAGGCGGTCGGTGCCGCCACCCGCTGTTTGGAGCTGACCGTCGAATACACCAAGGAGCGGGTGCAGTTCGGCCGGCCGATCGGTAGCTTCCAGGCACTCAAGCACCGGATGGCCGATCTGTACGTGCTGGTGCAGACCGCCGGGGCGGTGGTCGACAGCTGCCTGGATGACCCGAGTGCCGAGTCCGCGGCGCTGGCGTTCGTCACCGCGACGGAGGCGTTCTCGGCGGTGGCCGCCGAGGCCATTCAGCTGCACGGCGGGATCGCGATCACCGCCGAATGCGATATCCAGCTGTATTTCAAACGTGCGCACGCCAATTCGCAGCTGTTCGGTACCGTCGGTGCCGCGTTGGCGCAGCTGGAACCGGTCGCCCTGACGACCGCGTAGCCTGAGTCGGTGAAGACCGCACTGCGCGCGGGGATCCCGCCGTTTCACGTGATGGACGTCTGGTTGGCGGCCGCGGAGCGTCAGTGCACCCACGGCGACCTGGTCAACCTGTCGGCCGGCCAGCCCAGCGCCGGTGCGCCCGAACCGGTTCGCGCGGCAGCGGCGGCCGCGATCACCGCGAACGAACTCGGATACACCGTGGCCCTGGGCATTCCGGAGTTGCGCGCGGCGATCGCCGGGTCCTACCGGCGGTACGGGCTGAGTGTGGACGCCGAGGACGTGGTGGTCACCACCGGTTCCTCCGGTGGGTTTCTGCTGGCGTTCCTGGCCTGCTTCGATGCCGGTGACCGGGTGGCGTTCGCCAGCCCGGGCTACCCCTGCTACCGCAACATCCTGTCCGCGCTCGGTGTCGAGGTGGTGGAACTGCCCTGCGGCCCGCAGACCCGGTTCCAGCCGACGGTGGCGATGCTGGAGGCAGCGGGTCGGCTGGACGGCGTGATCGTCGCCAGCCCGGCCAATCCCACCGGCACCGTCATCGCGCCGGCCGAGCTGGCCGCGATCGCCGCCTGGTGCGACGCCAACGACGTCCGGTTGATCAGCGACGAGGTGTACCACGGCCTGGTGTACGACGGCGCCCCGGCGACCAGCTGCGCCTGGGAGACCTCGCGCAGTGCCGTGGTGGCCAACAGTTTCTCCAAGTACTTCGCGATGACCGGCTGGCGCCTCGGCTGGCTGCTGGTGCCCGAGGAGTTGCGCCGGGCGGTGGACTGCCTGACCGGCAACTTCACCATCTGCCCGCCGGTGCTGTCGCAGATCGCCGCGGTCGCCGCGTTCACCCCGGAGGCGATCGCCGAGGCCGACGGCCACCTGCGGCACTACGGCGCGAACCGGGAGCGGTTGTTGACCGGGCTGCGGGAGATCGGCATCGACAGGATCGCCCCGCCCGACGGCGCGTTCTACGTGTACGCCGACGTATCCGCCTTCACCGACGACAGCATGGCCTTCGGCGCCCGATTGCTGGCCGAGACCGGCCTGGCCGTGGCCCCGGGCATCGACTTCGACACCCGCAACGGCAATCGCTTCATCCGGCTGTCGTTCGCCGGGCCGGCCGCCGATATCGACGAGGCGCTGCGCCGCCTGGGCCCCTGGCTCCCCTGAACCCGTACCGATTCGGGGTCAGCGGGTCGCGGCGTCGGCGCGGTCCAGGTCGTGCAGGTCGATCCCGGCGGTCTCCCGGGCGAAGGCCAGTGCGATCAGGGTGACGACGCACGCGCCGGCGAGATAGATCGCGATCGGCACCGAAGAACCGAAGTCCGCCAGCAGCTTGACGGCGATGATCGGGGCCAGCGATCCGGCGACGATCGCGGTCACCTGGTAGCCCAGTGACACACCCGAATAGCGCATCCGGGTCGGGAACATCTCGGCCATCAGCGCCGGCTGCGGGGCGTACATCAGCGCGTGGAACAGCAGACCGATGACGACGGCGGCGGTGATCACCGCG contains these protein-coding regions:
- a CDS encoding acyl-CoA dehydrogenase family protein — protein: MNFELDEQQRDFAASIDAALGAADVPSAVRAAGDGDIAPMAAVWSTLTDLGVPALMVAEEYDGIGAHPVDLAVACERLGYWCVPGPVAESIAVAPILLAKDERSTALAAGELIVTAAIAPDQPRAVNADFAGLTLVGADGRVGEAAVGERHASVDPSRALFDVTPAGKDWSADTERAAAFGALATSACLIGAAQAMLDTSVAYAKQRSQFGRVIGSYQAIKHKLADIHIAVELARPLVYGAALALADDATTTRRDVSAAKTAAADAGLLAARNSLQTHGAIGFTQEHDLSLLLLRTQALRAAWGDPTLHRRRVLEELADHE
- the ipdF gene encoding (5R,7aS)-5-hydroxy-7a-methyl-1-oxo-2,3,5,6,7,7a-hexahydro-1H-indene-carboxyl-CoA reductase, which produces MDLTVAPKEIDGHGLLAGKVVVVTAAAGTGIGSATARRALAEGADVVVSDHHERRLAETRDELAALGLGRVEAIVCDVTSTAAVDALIAGAAESMGRIDVLVNNAGLGGETPVIDMTDDEWDRVLNVSLTSVMRATRAALRYFRDAGHGGAIVNNASVLGWRAQHSQSHYAAAKAGVMALTRCSAIEAVEHGVRINAVSPSIARHKFLEKVSSADLLDRLAGGEAFGRAAEPWEVAATIAFLASDYASYLTGEVISVSSQHP
- a CDS encoding acyl-CoA dehydrogenase family protein, with translation MDLAFDEETENFRTEVREFLAAHRDDFPTESYDTAAGFEQHRRWDKILYEAGLSVISWPAEYGGRDATLLQWVVYEEEYFAAGAPGRASANGTSMLAPTLFAHGTPEQLRRVLPKMASGEEIWAQAWSEPESGSDLASLRSTATKVDGGWKLNGQKIWSSRAPFGERGFGLFRSDPTAQRHHGLTYFMFDLHARGITVRPIHQLGGETGFGEIFLDDVFVPDEDVIGEPHQGWRAAMSTSSNERGMSLRSPARFTSAADRLVELWKSQPDGHIRDIFTDRVADAWIKAQAYRLQTFGTLTRLAGGGELGAESSVTKVFWSQLDVDIHQTALDLRGPDAELAGPWTDGYLFALGGPIYAGTNEIQRNIIAERLLGLPREPK
- the ipdE2 gene encoding acyl-CoA dehydrogenase IpdE2: MSEERALLIQTVRDLVGKHAGPEAVRAAMASPKGYDERLWQLLCEQVGAAALVVPEDLGGAGGALADAAAVLTELGRNLVPTPLLGSTLAELALLAGQPVDADAREKLEALAAGESIGAVVFDPEYVVNGDIADVVIGADSGVLTRWVDFEATAQPTMDATRPLAKLRAIQTTALGADPGLGDLARLLVAAEAVGAATRCLELTVEYTKERVQFGRPIGSFQALKHRMADLYVLVQTAGAVVDSCLDDPSAESAALAFVTATEAFSAVAAEAIQLHGGIAITAECDIQLYFKRAHANSQLFGTVGAALAQLEPVALTTA
- the fadD3 gene encoding 3-((3aS,4S,7aS)-7a-methyl-1,5-dioxo-octahydro-1H-inden-4-yl)propanoate--CoA ligase FadD3, which gives rise to MTTVAQTTPAALDLVARDRPDQLAIISDDRTLTFADVRDEVRRAAAAMIGLGLGAGDRVGIWSPNSWHWVIAALATHWAGGIVVPLNTRYTAAEATDILARVDAPLLITAGTFLGADRSAALDRSELPELRHIVRIPVEANDGDWDAFVARGSDPALLAAADARAAAIRPEDPSDILFTSGTTGRSKGVVCAHRQSLSGAAAWAACGQMTGADRYLCINPFFHNFGYKAGILACLQTGAALIPQLTFEPEAAMAAVARHRVTVLPGPPTIYQMLLDHPRRGDHDLSSLRFAVTGAATVPVVLIERMQTELDIDIVLTAYGLTEASGFGTMCRADDDAVTVATTCGRPIAGFELRIDAPAGAGEVLLRGPCVMLGYLDDPDATAAAIDADGWLHTGDIGTVDAAGNLTITDRLKDMYISGGFNVYPAEVEQVLARLPGVAEVAVIGVPDERLGEIGKAFVVTLPGAELDEAAVVAHARANLANFKTPRTVEFLDTLPRNPGGKVVKPLLRERA
- a CDS encoding pyridoxal phosphate-dependent aminotransferase → MDVWLAAAERQCTHGDLVNLSAGQPSAGAPEPVRAAAAAAITANELGYTVALGIPELRAAIAGSYRRYGLSVDAEDVVVTTGSSGGFLLAFLACFDAGDRVAFASPGYPCYRNILSALGVEVVELPCGPQTRFQPTVAMLEAAGRLDGVIVASPANPTGTVIAPAELAAIAAWCDANDVRLISDEVYHGLVYDGAPATSCAWETSRSAVVANSFSKYFAMTGWRLGWLLVPEELRRAVDCLTGNFTICPPVLSQIAAVAAFTPEAIAEADGHLRHYGANRERLLTGLREIGIDRIAPPDGAFYVYADVSAFTDDSMAFGARLLAETGLAVAPGIDFDTRNGNRFIRLSFAGPAADIDEALRRLGPWLP
- the ipdE1 gene encoding acyl-CoA dehydrogenase IpdE1 encodes the protein MIGVQEFRAEVREWLADNLVGEFAQLKGLGGPGREHEAFEERLAWNRHLAAAGLTCLGWPVEHGGRGLTVAHRVAFYEEYAHANAPDKVNHFGEELLGPTLIAFGTPAHQERFLPRILDVTELWCQGYSEPGAGSDLANVATTAELDGDSWVINGQKVWTSLAHWAQWCFVVARSEKGSKRHAGLSYLLVPLDQPGVDVRPIVQLTGDSEFNEVFFDNARTDASLVVGEPGDGWRVAMGTLTFERGVSTLGQQIRYARELSGIVELARENGTIDDPLTRERLTRAWVGLRGMRAYAMATMDNERPGQDNVSKLLWANWHRGLGELAMDVLGKPGLVLEGGASPDFNEWQRLYLFSRSDTIYGGSNEIQRNILAERVLGLPREVKG